CGCGATCAAAGAGCAGTTGCCGATGTTCCGGCGGCTGGTCGAACATCTGGAAGGCCTCGATGCCGCCTGCACCGAGCATTTGGGTGACGATGCGCCGCTGCTGCTGCCGATCTCCCGCCGTCTGAAAAACATGGTGCAACGCGCCGCCGACAACCAGCCGGAACCCGGCGTGGTTGGCGCCGCAGTGGCCCAGGTCAAACAGGCCGCGACGCAGCTGTTCGCCCCCGGCGCACCGATCGACAACGAAAAAGAAGCCCACAAGGCCCTGCGCGCCCAGCAGGAAAGTGCCCGTCCGTTGTGTGCCTGGTGGCTCAAGCAGAAAGCCACTGATCTGCGCGCCCTGCGCCTCAATCGCACGCTGCTGTGGCTGCCCATCGACGCAGTGCCCGAGCGTAACGCCGAGCAAATCACCGTGTTGCGCGGCTTGCCCGCCGACAAGCTCAAGGCCTATCAGGACCGCTACGATCAAGCCAAATACGCCGACTTGCTGGTGGAACTGGAGGCGAGCCTGGCGAAGGCGCCGTTCTGGTTCGATGGCCAGCGAATGGTCTGGGAGTGCCTCCAGGGCCTGAACGCCGAGATGGCAATGCGCGAAGTGGAAATCCACTTCGCGCTTTTGATTCAGCGCCTGCCCGGCATCATCGAATTGCGTTTCCACGACGGCGCGCCGTTCGCCGATCCGGCCACCCGCGCCTGGATCAGCGCCAGCGTCATGCCGCACCTGCAAAGCGCCAGTGCGCCGCGCAAGGTTGAAGTCGCCGACACCCAGCCAGCCTGGGAAGTGGCCCTCGAGGAAGTCCTGCCGATCCTGCGCAAGGACGGCCTCAAGGCCGCCGTGCAGATCCTCAAGCAGGGGCTGCAAAGCGCCCAGGGCGGACGCGTCCGGTTTTTCTGGCAGTTCGCCCTCGCGCGGCTGTGCTTCATGGCCAAGAAATACGAACTGGCCAAGACCCAACTCGAAACACTCGACCAAACATTACAGGACTCAGGCCTGAACGCCTGGGAGCCCGATCTTGCGCTGGAAGTGCTGCATTTACTGCATAGCTGCTGCGAGTTGTTGCCGCAGAACCATGCCGTACGTGAACGCAAGGAAGAGATTTATCGCAGGCTGTGCCACCTCGATCTCGAAGTGGTACTCGAATAGGCCCCAGGGCCACAACCGCAAGGAGAAAAGCCATGGCCAAAGAAGGCTCGGTAGCCCCCAAGGAACGCATCAACGTCACCTTCAAACCTGCCACCGGTGGTGCACAGGAAGAGATCGAACTGCCGTTGAAACTACTGGCAATCGGTGACTACACCCACCGCAAGGACGAACGCAAAGTCGAAGATCGCAAGCCGATCAGCATCGACAAGATGACGTTTGACGAAGTGCTGGCCAAGCAAGAGCTGAGCCTGACACTGAGCGTACCGAACCGTCTTCAGGAAGAAGGTGACACTGAAGAACTGGCCGTGAAACTGCGCGTCAATTCGATGAAGGACTTCAACCCGGCCTCGCTGGTCGAGCAAGTGCCTGAGCTGAAAAAACTGATGGAACTGCGCGACGCGCTGGTGGCCCTCAAAGGCCCACTGGGTAACGCGCCTGCGTTCCGCAAAGCCATCGAAGGCGTTCTCGCCGACGACGAATCCCGCGGTCGCGTACTGGGTGAGCTGGGCCTGAACGCCGCAGCCCAGGACGCCTGAGTCTCCATCAGCCTAAGGAAGCCAACACCATGAGCACTAGCGCAGCACAGCAAAAGAACAAAGAGAGTGGCGAATACAGCATTCTCGACAGCATCATCGCCGAAACCCGCCTGACGCCGGACGACGAAGCCTACGACATCGCCAAGCGCGGTGTGTCGGCTTTCATCGAAGAGCTGCTCAAGCCGCAGAACAACGGTGAGCCGGTCAAGAAAGCCATGGTTGACCGCATGATCGCCGAGATCGATGCCAAGCTCAGCCGTCAGATGGACGAAATCCTGCACCACCCTGACTTCCAGTCCCTGGAATCGTCGTGGCGTGGCCTGCAGTTGCTGGTCGACCGCACCAACTTCCGCGAAAACATCAAGATTGAAATCCTCAACGTCTCCAAAGAAGACCTGCTGGACGATTTCGACGATTCGCCGGAAGTGATGCAATCGGGCCTGTACAAGCACATCTACACCGCTGAATACGGTCAGTTCGGTGGTCAGCCTGTGGGCGCGATCATCGCCAACTACTTCATGTCCCCAAGCTCGCCGGACGTGAAACTGATGCAGTACGTTTCCAGCGTTGCCTGCATGTCCCACGCGCCGTTCATTGCGGCTGCCGGCCCGAAATTCTTCGGCCTGGAAAGCTTCACCGGCCTGCCGGACCTCAAGGATCTGAAAGATCACTTCGAAGGCCCGCAATTCGCCAAATGGCAGAGTTTCCGCCAGTCGGAAGACTCCCGTTACGTTGGCCTGACCGTGCCGCGTTTCCTGTTGCGTAACCCGTACGACCCGGAAGAAAACCCGGTTAAATCGTTCGTGTACAAAGAAACCGTCGCCAACAGCCACGAGCACTACCTGTGGGGCAACACTGCCTACGCGTTCGGCACCAAACTGACCGACAGCTTCGCCAAATTCCGCTGGTGCCCGAACATCATCGGCCCGCAGAGCGGTGGCGCGGTTGAAGACCTGCCGTTGCACCACTTCGAAAGCATGGGCGAAATCGAAACCAAGATTCCTACGGAAGTATTGGTTAGCGACCGTCGTGAATACGAACTGGCCGAGGAAGGCTTCATCTCCCTGACCATGCGCAAAGGCTCCGACAACGCGGCGTTCTTCTCCGCGAGCTCGGTGCAGAAGCCGAAGTTCTTCGGCATCAGCGCAGAAGGCAAGGCCGCAGAGCTGAACTACAAGCTCGGCACCCAACTGCCGTACATGATGATCGTCAACCGCCTGGCTCACTACTTGAAAGTGCTGCAGCGCGAGCAACTCGGTTCGTGGAAAGAACGTACCGACCTCGAGCTGGAACTCAACAAGTGGATCCGCCAGTACGTGGCCGACCAGGAAAACCCAAGCGCCGAAGTCCGTGGCCGTCGTCCACTGCGCGCTGCCCAGATCATCGTCAGCGATGTCGAAGGCGAGCCTGGCTGGTACCGCGTCAGCCTGAACGTGCGTCCGCACTTCAAGTACATGGGGGCCGATTTCACCCTGTCGCTGGTTGGCAAGCTGGACAAAGAGTAAGAGGAGCCTGAGTCATGACTGGATACGGCAGCCTTTTCGAACGCCTGGGTGGCGACGCGGACAAACGCGTCGGCTGGAGCCGCGAGGTCTCCGCCATGGCGTCCGTGGCTGCCCATCTGGCCAAGATGCTCAGCACCCGTGCGGGCAGCGTGCAAACGCTGTCCGATTACGGGCTACCCGATCTCAATGACATGCGTCTGAGCCTGCACGACTCCCTGAGTCAGGCCCGTCTGGCCATCGAAAATTTCATCGAAGCCTACGAGCCACGCTTGAGCAATGTGCGTGTCATCTCCCTGCCGCGTGATCACGATCAGCTTCGCCTGTCCTTCAGCATCGAAGGCCTGCTGGAAGTTGATGGTTTCAAGCGTCAGGTCAGTTTCGCCGCGCGCCTGGATGGCAGCGGTCAAGTCAAGGTCAACTAAGGAGATTCGTATGTCCGGCAAACCCGCAGCACGTGTCACCGACCCCACCGCTTGCCCGCTCCCCGGCCACGGCACCAACCCGATCGCCGCCGGTTCCGGCGACGTCTTCTTCGACGGCCTCGCGGCCGCCCGCCAAGGCGATGCCTCGGCGTGTGGTGGTGCGATGTCGGGCGGATTGGCGACGACGGTTTTGATCAACGGCAAACCGGCTGTGACGGTGGATTCCGTCGGGACCCATGGCAACAAGGTTACAGCTGGGTCCGGGACGGTGATTATCGGGAATTCGCATTCGCCGGTGCCGTTTGTGGCGCCGTTGCCTTTGATTCTGCCTGGTTTTGATGAGCAATTTGTCCTGACTGACAAAAGCGGAGCGCCTATGGCAAACCGTCGATATCTCTTGGTCCGAGAAAATGGTCTTCAAGAAGAAGGCGTTACTAGTGATACAGGTTTGACTCATCGAGTGACGCGGCACGCGAGTGCGGAAAAAGTCGATATTTACGTTGCATCAGAGGATTGATGCAAATGACGACAGACGTGTTGGAAACATCAACAGGGATATTTAAAAAG
This region of Pseudomonas mandelii genomic DNA includes:
- the tssB gene encoding type VI secretion system contractile sheath small subunit translates to MAKEGSVAPKERINVTFKPATGGAQEEIELPLKLLAIGDYTHRKDERKVEDRKPISIDKMTFDEVLAKQELSLTLSVPNRLQEEGDTEELAVKLRVNSMKDFNPASLVEQVPELKKLMELRDALVALKGPLGNAPAFRKAIEGVLADDESRGRVLGELGLNAAAQDA
- a CDS encoding PAAR domain-containing protein: MSGKPAARVTDPTACPLPGHGTNPIAAGSGDVFFDGLAAARQGDASACGGAMSGGLATTVLINGKPAVTVDSVGTHGNKVTAGSGTVIIGNSHSPVPFVAPLPLILPGFDEQFVLTDKSGAPMANRRYLLVRENGLQEEGVTSDTGLTHRVTRHASAEKVDIYVASED
- the tssC gene encoding type VI secretion system contractile sheath large subunit, which codes for MSTSAAQQKNKESGEYSILDSIIAETRLTPDDEAYDIAKRGVSAFIEELLKPQNNGEPVKKAMVDRMIAEIDAKLSRQMDEILHHPDFQSLESSWRGLQLLVDRTNFRENIKIEILNVSKEDLLDDFDDSPEVMQSGLYKHIYTAEYGQFGGQPVGAIIANYFMSPSSPDVKLMQYVSSVACMSHAPFIAAAGPKFFGLESFTGLPDLKDLKDHFEGPQFAKWQSFRQSEDSRYVGLTVPRFLLRNPYDPEENPVKSFVYKETVANSHEHYLWGNTAYAFGTKLTDSFAKFRWCPNIIGPQSGGAVEDLPLHHFESMGEIETKIPTEVLVSDRREYELAEEGFISLTMRKGSDNAAFFSASSVQKPKFFGISAEGKAAELNYKLGTQLPYMMIVNRLAHYLKVLQREQLGSWKERTDLELELNKWIRQYVADQENPSAEVRGRRPLRAAQIIVSDVEGEPGWYRVSLNVRPHFKYMGADFTLSLVGKLDKE
- the tssE gene encoding type VI secretion system baseplate subunit TssE, with the translated sequence MTGYGSLFERLGGDADKRVGWSREVSAMASVAAHLAKMLSTRAGSVQTLSDYGLPDLNDMRLSLHDSLSQARLAIENFIEAYEPRLSNVRVISLPRDHDQLRLSFSIEGLLEVDGFKRQVSFAARLDGSGQVKVN
- the tssA gene encoding type VI secretion system protein TssA — encoded protein: MSYSSKLSAHYLELAKASVSKENFAGEDVRFSSEYEALESELAKASSMHESGQIDWLKIRENSENLLRTQSKDLRVGAWLTWALYQRESFQGLLAGLGLLHHLCENHWADLHPNKARTRSAAISWLVPRLEQVLTENVAIKEQLPMFRRLVEHLEGLDAACTEHLGDDAPLLLPISRRLKNMVQRAADNQPEPGVVGAAVAQVKQAATQLFAPGAPIDNEKEAHKALRAQQESARPLCAWWLKQKATDLRALRLNRTLLWLPIDAVPERNAEQITVLRGLPADKLKAYQDRYDQAKYADLLVELEASLAKAPFWFDGQRMVWECLQGLNAEMAMREVEIHFALLIQRLPGIIELRFHDGAPFADPATRAWISASVMPHLQSASAPRKVEVADTQPAWEVALEEVLPILRKDGLKAAVQILKQGLQSAQGGRVRFFWQFALARLCFMAKKYELAKTQLETLDQTLQDSGLNAWEPDLALEVLHLLHSCCELLPQNHAVRERKEEIYRRLCHLDLEVVLE